A portion of the Cryptomeria japonica chromosome 5, Sugi_1.0, whole genome shotgun sequence genome contains these proteins:
- the LOC131028486 gene encoding LRR receptor-like serine/threonine-protein kinase GSO1 → MARVNGSGILLLHSIFILSFLSHFLHGCPLHELKALLSIRDSLNDPKGELNSWEGDDCCIWKGIYCDEVKKGRQVSKLDIHGFYLEGNVSSGLLELKHLRHLDLGGNNFSWESLMPAGLGSLKDLTYLDMSLAKGIFSRCWMPEGLSSLKDLTYLDMSLAKAKSSRCTWANHLSIQWLSSLSSLKYLSLSRLYLQSSEINPAIGSLSKLNHLELSECDLEGSTVLNSLVNLSSLGFVDLSKNSISGSIPSWMGNMSKLTSLDLSHNYLKGSIPPGMISTSCRSLSYLDLGYNHLEGTIPPSLGFHMNLSYTDLSYNKLSGQIPSSVGNLSALVQLDLSDNELSGQIPSSLDLSNNELSGQIPPLGNLFVLVQLDLSNNKLRLEIPPIGNLYALALLDLSYNKLSGQIPPLGNLSALVRLYLNDNKLSSQVPHSVGNLSALVDLELRGNHLSGSLPLSFSQLSSLTYLDVSNNALNASVHPSLKLPSSLYSIDLSTNSMVGIVPEVLFQNTFKLQSLDLSDSGLSINFSSTWIPPFQLWNLFLRKCKIGGPVPNWISTQYGLSTLDLSNTSIVGSLPPWLWGFSSQLTSLNLSNNYLEGPFSPTLVRIDMLDLSKNELSGHLVADIDEHVLSVHRLLLADNKLEGRIPDSLGNISSLYSLDLSGNLLTGSIPASLGGLLSLRMLNLENNLLDGKIPGDLGRLSQIVILNIANNHLNGRIPNELGNMTQLGNMTKIFKW, encoded by the exons ATGGCTCGCGTAAATGGTTCGGGTATCCTCCTCCTGCactctattttcattttaagctttctCTCACATTTTCTCCATGGATGTCCTCTACACGAATTGAAAGCTCTTTTGAGTATAAGGGACAGTTTGAATGACCCCAAGGGAGAGCTCAACTCTTGGGAGGGAGATGATTGCTGTATATGGAAAGGTATTTATTGTGATGAAGTGAAGAAGGGTAGACAGGTCTCCAAGTTGGATATCCATGGCTTTTACCTTGAAGGTAATGTGAGTTCAGGCTTGCTTGAATTGAAACATCTCAGGCATTTAGATTTGGGGGGTAATAATTTTAGCTGGGAAAGTCTGATGCCTGCAGGCTTGGGTTCTTTAAAAGACCTAACATATCTAGATATGTCTTTAGCGAAAGGTATATTCAGTCGGTGTTGGATGCCTGAAGGCTTGAGTTCTTTAAAAGACCTAACATATCTAGATATGTCTTTAGCGAAAGCTAAATCCAGTAGGTGTACATGGGCAAATCATTTGAGCATACAATGGTTGTCTAGTCTGTCATCACTAAAATATCTGTCATTGAGTAGGTTATATCTGCAGAGCTCTGAAATAAACCCAGCTATTGGTAGTCTCTCCAAGCTTAATCATCTGGAGCTGTCCGAATGTGATCTGGAAGGCTCCACCGTGCTAAATTCTTTAGTCAatctttcctctcttggttttgtgGACCTAAGTAAAAATAGCATTTCAGGATCAATACCTAGTTGGATGGGAAATATGAGCAAATTAACTTCACTTGATCTAAGTCACAATTATTTGAAAGGTTCTATACCTCCCGGCATGATTAGCACTAGTTGTAGAAGTCTTTCCTATTTGGACCTTGGGTATAATCATTTAGAAGGCACAATACCACCCAGCTTGGGTTTCCATATGAATCTCTCTTACACAGATCTTAGTTACAACAAACTTAGTGGTCAAATACCTTCTTCTGTTGGGAATCTCTCTGCTCTTGTTCAGCTAGATCTTAGTGACAACGAGCTTAGTGGTCAAATACCTTCTTCT TTAGATCTTAGTAACAACGAGCTTAGTGGTCAAATACctcctcttggaaatctctttgttCTTGTCCAGTTAGATCTTAGTAACAACAAGCTTAGGCTTGAAATACCTCCTATCGGAAATCTCTATGCTCTTGCTCTGTTAGACCTTAGTTACAACAAGCTTAGCGGTCAAATACCTCCTCTTGGAAATCTCTCTGCTCTTGTTCGGTTATATCTTAATGACAACAAGCTTAGTAGTCAAGTGCCCCACTCTGTAGGAAATCTCTCTGCTCTTGTCGATTTAGAATTACGAGGTAATCATCTGAGTGGAAGCCTTCCCCTATCATTTTCTCAACTATCTTCTCTCACTTATCTTGATGTAAGCAACAATGCATTGAATGCAAGTGTCCATCCTTCACTTAAGCTACCGTCCTCTCTTTACTCTATAGACCTTTCGACCAACAGCATGGTTGGAATAGTTCCAGAAGTTCTTTTTCAGAACACTTTCAAGTTACAAAGTCTTGATTTGAGTGACAGTGGATTGAGTATCAATTTTAGCTCGACCTGGATCCCCCCATTCCAGCTTTGGAATCTATTTTTGAGGAAATGTAAAATTGGAGGCCCGGTCCCCAACTGGATTTCAACGCAATATGGGCTCAGTACATTGGACTTGTCAAATACCTCAATTGTGGGAAGTCTTCCTCCTTGGCTATGGGGTTTTTCATCACAGTTGACAAGCCTAAACCTGTCAAATAATTATTTGGAAGGTCCTTTCTCTCCTACCTTGGTGAGAATAGATATGCTGGATCTCTCTAAAAATGAATTGAGTGGACATTTAGTGGCTGATATTGATGAGCATGTCTTGTCTGTACACAGATTGCTCCTTGCAGACAACAAATTGGAAGGGAGAATCCCAGATTCACTGGGGAATATAAGCTCTCTGTATTCTCTGGATTTGTCAGGCAATTTGTTAACAGGGAGTATCCCAGCTAGTTTGGGTGGTTTGCTAAGTCTTAGAATGCTGAATTTGGAAAACAATCTGTTGGATGGAAAGATTCCTGGCGACCTTGGCAGGCTATCACAGATTGTCATACTCAATATTGCAAATAATCATTTGAATGGTAGAATCCCTAATGAGCTGGGTAATATGACACAACTGGGTAATATGACCAAGATTTTCAAGTGGTGA